The genomic stretch AAGCAATGCTGCTACTACTAAGTTACCTTTGACTGCACAACAGACAAAGGCTCGTTCATTAACAAAGACCTTGCCAAATCCTTACAAAAGCTCAAAGTTCAGTGACTCTGATCCCGTTAATTCTTCACTTTTGCATAAATTTCCTATAAGAACCTCCTCAACTGGTGCCATTGTCTCCCAGAAGGCCACTAAACCCAGTAGATTAAATGGAAGTAAGCATGGTATAACTCGATCAACGTCATCATTGCCCGTGTCAAGAAAACAAGGGTTAATGGCTGAAGCAAGGGCAGACTCTCTTCGAATGAAGAGACTCTCAGATCCAAAAAGCAGTTACAATCAGCATCCTTCCTTAGTGAAAGCTAATCGATTTCGTAAGCAAAGCTCACCCGATGAATCTCAGAAAAAGATTACTGCCATTATGCAACTCGACAAGAGAAAGACAGCAACCCTACCAGAGCTTAAGATTCAAACACCAAAAACTTCAGATAGAATTGGAAAGGAATCTACCAGCAAAGGGTCAATGCAAAAGGGGACTGGAAGCAAACCTCCTCAGACTTTCGGATGTAGCAAGGAGAAATTGTCCAGTGATAATCAACCCAGCAACAGTGATGAAAATCTGGTGATTGAGAAGACTGTGGTAATGCTTGAAAACAATGTGGTGACTGCTCTGGTTGCTAGTCAGGGTGGCAAGATGTTAGACACAAAAGAAAGATCACATGGGAATGAGTCAGATAGAAGACGCACTATGATTCATCCTCCACCTTCTTCTCTTGTTTCAGCTAAACTTGAGGGTGCAGGAAAATTGGATGGGAAGCTGAGTTCCTTTGAGGTATGTTTTATTACTGTAAGGTTGCATATCTTTTAGTTGGTAACAAGATAATTGATTTAGCACAATTACTCCTATTTATGTTTTCAATCTTGAGCCATACATATTGTCTTTTCTTGAATACATCATTCTTTTGAACATTAACAGCATCCGTTTCACTAGAGAGCAAAATATTCTTTTATAGTTCAGTCAGATTCTAAAGTTGTCTGGTGACATTATTGTTGATGGTTTTAATAACGAATTCTTCGTGCTAAGATGACTATGGAATGGAGAGACTTAAAAAGTATTTTTGACTATTGATCCATTTACATCTCGTATTAAGACAACACACTATTATGTAattttgttatttcttttatcttACATGAACCATGCATACTAACATTGGATCAACATTCCTTTTGCTCATTAGGTTGTTTCTCGCTCTAGAAATGAACCTCAGAAGTTTTCAAAGTTGACGGAACCAGAAAAATCTTATCAAGTCCCGTATGCTAGAGGAACATCATTGGATGATCCTGTTGGCACTCATTTAGGATATGATGGAGGAAAAAAGACTGTGCAAGAGTCTGTAACTAGTTTTGAAAAATTGACATTAGGGAATCATCTTGAAACATGCGAGGAGCCTGTTAGCCAGGAAAAAAAGGGTTTCATAAAGCTGTTAAAATTTGGTCGAAAGCGACACAACTTATTGGGTGAAAGCACAGATGGCTTAGACGTTTCATCTGTTGATGAACAAACAGTTGCTACTGGTTCCCCCAATGCTGGTAAGATTGCATGATTTCGCCTCGCTTGCAAGTATGGATACTTGCCTTGACAAATAATTCAATAATTACAAGTTTGTTGGGCATGAtaatttattgaactttcttagATTGTGCTATCGAAATCATTGAGTCTTTCAACCCACTTATTTTCTTCACATTCCCTCTCTTTTTTCTGTAGCCAATTGAACTTTTTTGGAATAAGTATTCATGATATACTCCTTGTAGATTTTTGTCTAAATATCCATATTGATTACTTCATGCTGTGTTTACTCGGAGGGAAGGAAATATAAGGCAAATAAATTGGTCTGAAAGACTGTACTTTTACTGAGATGgaattgaagagagagaaatgtTCTCACTTACATATTTGCCTTTGTGATCATTTCCATCCATTCCATCCCAATTCAAGCAGAAGTAAAACAGAGGAAACGAATGGAACTAATTCCTTCCTCTTTTGTACTTCCTTTTTAGTAAAACAAGAGACATCAATCATTTTCTTTTTCAGGTAATTTATTGAAGAACCTCATTTCTCAAGATGGTAACCATACTGGAAGCACACCAAGTAAAGGTTGGATGTGTTTCGGAACTTTCAAGTTGTATTGATACTCATCATCTGAACTCTAATGGCCTTTTTGTatcatttctattttatttcaatttggcctgCCTTTCTCTAAAAGTCGATTCACTTTTTGCAGCTTCTCGGTCATTTTCCTTACTTTCGCCCTTCCGAAGCAAGAGCAGCGACAAGAAACCAGCAGAGCCATAAGCCGACAGCTCTAAATTTTACGAAGTGAAGATATTATAGATGACAAGTGAGAATATCATCTGTTCTTGGTATAATATTTTTGTTTCCTAATTGTATAAAGTCTGTTTCGTCAATCTTTGTTCATATACTCATCTTTATCTGCCGGTTCGGTTGTAAACTGCAAAGGAACTATTTGTGATGTTGGTGATCATCAAATGGTAATATCAACTCTATCTTGAAACATCCAACCCTTTGTGTTGGTACAAGAACCTTAATCTTTTCGCAGATGGTTTCGATGGGTTTTTGTTTGTGTTAGGGTTTGAAGTTGGTCTATCATATGAGTGTTTCTTAGTTAAGAAGACACACAACAGTGCATTCCAATTTTATTTCTAACTAATTCTTActtttaaaatgctttgaaaatataagtaaataaattcaATTAGCAAGTTATTGCATGAAACAATTTGACTGAGTTGGACAAATATTTTAGAAAAGTAGAAAAAATCAtccattatttaaaaaaaaaaaaatcccagtTAGCCCTGGGATGATTGATGTTACGGAAGTTTTTCATCGATTACTCAAAAAATAATTATGTCTGAgtgataatttaaataataattcagGAGACATCTTATTTCACCCAGCATAAtgagataaaattatttttaaacatatTTACTGAAAAATTAGTTATAAAATTAATTGGTATTTATTTCATGCTGGGAGGGAAATTAATTGTAGCAAAAAAGCACCCTTTTATTGAAATTGTTAAAAGGGTGCACCTTGGAATAATCAAGAAATAGATAAAGAAAATCAACGAAGAAGCCGTCGATCGCGTCTGCTGACCGTCACGCCGATGTCGCAACCCCCCGCAGCGCTGCATCTCCGCCACGGCACCACCGCCTCCCTCCTCCGTCGCTCGTTCGCCTCCCTTCTCTTTTCGCCTTCCCTCCTCCTcgcctccttcctcctcctcttcttccgtTCTGCTCTGCTCGCCGGCACCCTCCGGCTCTCTTCTCTCCCGGACCGCGACCCCGCCATACGCTCCCTCCTACACCGCctctccttctctccctcttcctccgcTTCCTCAACCCATCCAGCTCCGCCTCCTCCCTCTTCTCCACCTCCCCACACTGCCCGCCGCCGACCCCCTTTCCTCCACCTCACCCGCCTCGGGACCCTCGATGATGACGGTCCCTTCTCAgacccttcctcctcctctcgccTCGGGTCCCTCGGCCTCAACGCTTCGTTCCCTGCCCTATTTCTCCTCGGCGATGGCACCGTCGGGCAGCGGAGTTCGACCAATCCCTCCCTCAAATTTAGGGTCCCCGAGTTTGTTCCCTCGTCCCCCTTCGTATTTTCCTTCCCCGACATGGATGATCTCGTTGGCCTTGATGTAGATCGAGATCGGTTCCCCGATCTCCGGATCCTTGGCCGCGGGTTCGATCTTGATCCTCGAGATGCCACGGCGATCGTTTACCTGCTGACTCTCCTTTCCGCCACCCACGCTCTCGCCATCATTGGATTTCTCCTCACTTACACGTCCGCTCTAGGCATCGTTTTCTTCACCATCGTGACCTCCCAGCTAGGCAAGCCGGTCTCCGTCATCAATACCATCTGCTCGGGAGCGCAGTTAGGGATGCGACGGCTCACGGGATTCGTGTTCTTGAGGTGGGCTGCGAGGGATGCTCTGATCCAGTTCCTGTGCATTTGGTTCTTTGCAGATGTGCGAGACCAGAATGTACTCTTCAAGCTATTTGTCAAGGTCAAGCTCATGCCTTTTTCACTCTCTCCAGTGAATCCATGGCCCGGTCCTTACGATGAGGCGCTGTCTGGTTTCTTCTTCGTCTGGGCTTTGGTTGACACAGCAGTGTCCCTTGTGTTTGCTGTCGTCCCTTCGGTGGTTATCATGGACCATGATTTTCGGCGGCGAGGGAAGGATGTATTGAAAGAGGGTTTCTTTTTGACATCACTGATGCCAAGACAGGCCATTTGGATCAAATTATTGGAAACTCTAGTTTGTGCTTGTATGGGGAGATGGATGGCGACAGTGTTTGGCTGGAAGCTTTTTGTAACTGCTTTTCTCTCAATAGCGGAAATTTACTTCATGGTAGTTTGGATGGTCTTCTATTTTTCAGCAAGGTGCAAAGATGGAGAATTGATAGGTCGGCCATTTGGGGCAAGAGATTTGGAGGATTTTCTAAATGGCCTCAGGTGATTGGAGCTGATGAGCTAACTGAATGATTTTGTTCAGTAGCTTTCTGTGCTGTGATGCAAATTGAGGTATTACTGTTTTCTCTTCAACCAATTTGTTGTAAtcactttcattttcaggatCCTCTCCTTTTATGCAATGCTATGCTACCTGAGTTTGTCAACAAGGGGCATATTCAAATGTACAGTTTTGGGTGAAATGATTGTTCGCATATTATCCTGTGTATATATGTAGATATTAGTACAGTGTAGCTGTTAACTTTTGATCTACTGGTTTGGGTGTGCCATTGCCAACTTAAAATCACAGCATTTAAATGTTCCCAACTTTGCTAATTTAGCAAGGGTTCTTCCAAATATAATGGCGTTCTTAACTTTACATAAAGATTTTGAAGCCTTTCTTTTTTTCATGTTGTGCTGATTGTCTTTCCTGAAACATACATGTGGTTCTCAATTTGGTACCAGGCAATGGGAAATATTTGGATCATTGGATATTTTTCCTGATAGAAGTGTTTGTTTGTTCAATTGTCAGCTTCTAAAGTAATCTTTTGCTATGAGGAAAGATTAGCAAGTAATATGTTGTTGTGTCTCAACTGAATTACGCCTCTTTATCATACTTTTGAGAACATCTATGCGGACCTTCTGGTGTAAATAATTGTACATCAAGGATAATTCAATGGTGTTTTCAGGGTTGGTGtcgttttttatttctttttttctttatgaTTACACTGAACAGTAGTTTCTCAGATCTTAAGCTATCATGTGTATTTGTTTTATTTCTTAACCTTTGAGATTGTCATCTTTGAAATCTTACTGCAAAACCGTATTCTGTCgtcaatgaaaattttaaaaattcatgctTTCTCCTTGTGTTCATCCCTCTCCCTGGAAATCCTTCAGAGCAAAGAAGTACAAAATGTTGTGGAAAGAATAGATCTATTGTTCATTATTTGCGAACTTTTCATTTTACTTGTAGAAAGATTACAGTAGATACTCAAAGGGTTATGtgaaccattcctcctaggaaagcAACACCAACCGCTAGGGTTGATTGCATAAATACAATACAGATGATTGTTCTGAAGTCTGATAAATATTAAATTGCAATAagaaatc from Zingiber officinale cultivar Zhangliang chromosome 5B, Zo_v1.1, whole genome shotgun sequence encodes the following:
- the LOC121985672 gene encoding uncharacterized protein LOC121985672, whose protein sequence is MSQPPAALHLRHGTTASLLRRSFASLLFSPSLLLASFLLLFFRSALLAGTLRLSSLPDRDPAIRSLLHRLSFSPSSSASSTHPAPPPPSSPPPHTARRRPPFLHLTRLGTLDDDGPFSDPSSSSRLGSLGLNASFPALFLLGDGTVGQRSSTNPSLKFRVPEFVPSSPFVFSFPDMDDLVGLDVDRDRFPDLRILGRGFDLDPRDATAIVYLLTLLSATHALAIIGFLLTYTSALGIVFFTIVTSQLGKPVSVINTICSGAQLGMRRLTGFVFLRWAARDALIQFLCIWFFADVRDQNVLFKLFVKVKLMPFSLSPVNPWPGPYDEALSGFFFVWALVDTAVSLVFAVVPSVVIMDHDFRRRGKDVLKEGFFLTSLMPRQAIWIKLLETLVCACMGRWMATVFGWKLFVTAFLSIAEIYFMVVWMVFYFSARCKDGELIGRPFGARDLEDFLNGLR